A region of Liolophura sinensis isolate JHLJ2023 chromosome 8, CUHK_Ljap_v2, whole genome shotgun sequence DNA encodes the following proteins:
- the LOC135474113 gene encoding LOW QUALITY PROTEIN: tubulin beta chain-like (The sequence of the model RefSeq protein was modified relative to this genomic sequence to represent the inferred CDS: inserted 2 bases in 1 codon) produces the protein MVVLSMKEVEEELLNVQNKNRGYFVDSFKPAYCDVLPRSLKMCATFLGSSTAIQEMFKRISDQIAMFRRRAFLHWYTGESMNEMEFXESNMNDLVSEYQQYQDATAEEQGAFDEEEDEA, from the exons ATGGTCGTTTTGTCTATGAAAGAAGTGGAAGAAGAGTTGTTGAATGTACAGAACAAGAACAGAGGCTACTTCGTGGACAGCTTCAAGCCCGCTTACTGCGATGTTCTTCCACGTAGTCTGAAGATGTGCGCAACGTTCCTTGGGAGCAGCACAGCAATCCAAGAGATGTTCAAACGAATTTCCGATCAAATCGCCATGTTCCGACGCAGGGCTTTCCTTCATTGGTACACCGGTGAGAGTATGAACGAGATGGAGTT AGAGTCAAACATGAACGACTTGGTGTCCGAGTACCAGCAGTACCAAGACGCCACGGCTGAGGAGCAGGGCGCGTTTGACGAAGAGGAAGATGAGGCTTAA